The following coding sequences lie in one Treponema sp. OMZ 790 genomic window:
- a CDS encoding glycosyltransferase family 2 protein, protein MKFSIIMPVYNTEKYVETSILSVLNQTYSDYELVCVNDGSTDNSEEILNKFADNEKVKIIKHEHNQGLLAARISGVKNAAGQYILFLDSDDWLEPKALHTLYRAAKKDNYDYIEFNYCEVRNGIKKRNVFSKADNIKDIENVLLSNANHTVWNKCFNAVFIKPIYSQMVDFYAVWSEDYYQMAIIEYYAKKRKRIHTPLYNYRQDSGITNFVNFSNPEKFKLIDMSLNNVYKNLCDFFISEECKGYICYIKDFNDSLYTTALKNTTSQEVINIIKTRFGETGFMLLLLKEINNLDTQIKEIKRIYRPLVPFSKLIRPIMNILRRCREYIAERR, encoded by the coding sequence ATGAAATTTTCGATTATAATGCCCGTATACAATACTGAAAAATATGTTGAAACTTCAATTTTATCTGTGTTAAACCAGACATATTCCGATTATGAGTTAGTTTGTGTTAATGACGGTTCGACAGACAACTCTGAAGAAATACTTAACAAGTTCGCTGATAACGAAAAAGTAAAAATTATTAAACATGAACATAATCAGGGACTCTTAGCAGCAAGGATTTCAGGCGTAAAAAATGCTGCCGGTCAGTATATTTTATTTTTGGACAGTGATGATTGGCTTGAACCTAAAGCATTACATACTTTGTACCGTGCAGCAAAAAAAGATAATTATGATTATATCGAATTTAATTATTGTGAAGTGAGAAACGGTATAAAAAAACGGAATGTATTTTCCAAAGCAGACAATATAAAGGATATTGAAAATGTTCTTCTTTCAAATGCCAATCATACAGTTTGGAATAAATGTTTTAATGCAGTGTTTATCAAGCCTATTTATTCACAGATGGTGGATTTTTATGCAGTCTGGAGTGAAGACTACTATCAAATGGCAATTATAGAATATTACGCAAAAAAAAGAAAAAGGATTCATACTCCATTATATAATTACCGTCAGGATTCCGGCATAACAAATTTTGTCAATTTTAGTAATCCTGAAAAATTTAAACTTATAGATATGAGTTTGAATAATGTATATAAAAATCTTTGTGATTTTTTTATATCTGAAGAGTGTAAAGGCTATATTTGTTATATTAAAGATTTTAATGATAGCCTATATACTACAGCATTAAAAAATACAACATCACAAGAAGTTATCAATATAATAAAGACTCGATTTGGTGAAACCGGCTTTATGTTATTATTGTTAAAGGAAATAAATAATCTTGATACGCAAATAAAAGAAATAAAAAGAATATATAGACCTCTCGTACCTTTTTCAAAATTAATTAGGCCTATTATGAATATTTTACGACGATGTCGAGAGTATATTGCAGAAAGAAGGTAA
- a CDS encoding DegT/DnrJ/EryC1/StrS aminotransferase family protein, with amino-acid sequence MQIPFLSLKKITESFEPILSQKINEVVKKGWYIHGEECISFEKSFAAYCGVKHCIGVGNGLEALKLILRAYKQLGVFNEGDEIIVPANTFIATILAVSAENLMPVFVEPNIDDYLIDVKKIEDKISSKTKAIMPVHLYGRLCNMKVISKIAVRHNLKIIEDAAQAHGAQISGKRSGSFGDAAGFSFYPGKNLGCLGDGGCVTTNDDELAVIIRKLANYGSSIKYVHELKGENSRLDEIQAAVLSVKLKRLDADNSGRRQIAEMYNNGIKNKEVILPLIHKKEEHVWHIYSVRIQNRKPFIEYLKGYGIETAIHYPTPPHKQIAYKEYSHLNLPITEKIHAEVVSLPMSPVLTDEQVKYVIEKINDWHE; translated from the coding sequence ATGCAAATCCCTTTTTTATCGTTAAAAAAAATCACTGAAAGCTTTGAACCGATTCTCTCTCAAAAAATAAATGAAGTTGTCAAAAAGGGTTGGTATATTCATGGTGAAGAATGTATATCCTTTGAAAAAAGCTTTGCGGCTTATTGCGGTGTTAAGCATTGCATTGGTGTAGGAAACGGGCTTGAAGCCTTAAAATTAATTCTCCGTGCTTATAAACAGCTTGGTGTATTTAATGAAGGTGATGAAATTATTGTTCCTGCAAACACTTTTATAGCTACTATTCTTGCTGTGAGTGCAGAAAATTTGATGCCTGTCTTTGTTGAGCCGAATATCGATGATTATTTAATTGATGTAAAAAAAATAGAAGATAAGATAAGTTCTAAAACGAAGGCAATTATGCCTGTACATTTATACGGCCGCTTGTGCAATATGAAAGTTATTTCTAAAATTGCTGTAAGACATAATCTTAAAATAATTGAAGATGCAGCTCAAGCCCATGGTGCGCAAATAAGCGGCAAAAGAAGCGGCAGCTTTGGTGATGCAGCAGGCTTTAGTTTTTATCCGGGTAAAAATCTGGGTTGTTTAGGAGACGGCGGCTGTGTAACTACAAATGATGATGAATTGGCGGTTATTATACGTAAACTTGCAAACTATGGTTCTTCAATTAAATATGTACATGAGTTAAAAGGTGAAAATTCCCGCCTTGATGAAATACAGGCTGCAGTGCTTTCAGTAAAACTAAAAAGGTTGGATGCAGATAACTCCGGAAGAAGGCAAATTGCCGAAATGTATAATAACGGTATTAAAAATAAAGAAGTAATTTTACCCCTTATTCATAAAAAAGAAGAACATGTCTGGCACATTTATTCTGTTCGAATTCAAAACAGAAAACCTTTTATTGAGTATTTAAAAGGTTACGGAATTGAAACAGCCATTCATTATCCTACCCCTCCTCATAAGCAAATCGCATATAAAGAATACTCGCATCTTAATCTGCCTATCACAGAAAAAATACATGCGGAAGTGGTTAGCCTTCCTATGAGTCCTGTGTTGACAGATGAGCAGGTAAAGTATGTTATTGAAAAAATAAATGATTGGCATGAGTAA
- a CDS encoding glycosyltransferase has product MQDKEKLKLLFITYTHSNGGGAEKVLTTLLNNLDSQKYDISIFEIVNYNVKKEPLNSNVEFLGHLYSIYTPLYIRQIWDYVLELHPEIIKTIKNLDADIVISWNYQKPSFMLPAFKDKKVIAWFHGAIDDLDYTHTSASDKYYRDLQRNAWDCADKIITISNKSLKSLEKVFPEYLHKSRIIHNPIDIEDIRQKAESSFEFNIEKYGYPFLTCIGRLDKNKNVSLVIQSLSKLNRVGIQCGLLVIGIGEEEVNLKAEAEKLEIYDKVFFLGYQQNPMPYLKQSKILCMSSFAEGFPTVVCEAMALGKPFVTTPVAGASEELAYGEKCGLLASWDVDDYTDKLKKLLTDTVLYTQMSENCLERIKDFSVENTVLKFENLLASLPEKQTAEEVLLTKQEAFKKIKAVYVWYPDEILKRIKFSITRFKTRKTFYHFMLFGYHILNLSRYTLCTPFRMCTAKKVLLRKETV; this is encoded by the coding sequence ATGCAAGATAAAGAAAAACTAAAACTTCTTTTTATCACTTATACTCATTCAAATGGCGGTGGTGCGGAGAAAGTATTAACAACCTTATTAAACAACCTTGATTCTCAAAAATACGACATTTCTATTTTTGAGATTGTAAACTATAATGTAAAGAAGGAACCATTGAATTCTAATGTTGAATTTTTAGGTCATCTATATAGTATTTACACCCCGTTATATATTAGACAGATTTGGGACTATGTATTAGAGTTGCATCCCGAAATAATAAAAACTATAAAAAATTTGGATGCAGATATTGTTATATCATGGAATTATCAGAAACCTTCCTTTATGTTACCTGCATTTAAAGATAAAAAAGTGATCGCATGGTTCCATGGTGCGATTGATGATCTTGATTATACGCATACTTCAGCAAGCGATAAATACTACAGGGACTTGCAGCGCAATGCATGGGACTGCGCCGATAAAATTATTACTATTTCAAATAAATCTCTTAAATCTTTAGAAAAAGTTTTTCCTGAATATTTGCATAAATCCAGAATAATTCATAATCCTATAGATATTGAAGACATACGGCAAAAAGCAGAAAGCAGTTTTGAATTTAATATTGAAAAATATGGCTATCCTTTTTTAACCTGTATTGGACGGTTGGATAAAAATAAAAATGTTTCTCTTGTAATTCAAAGTCTTTCAAAATTGAATAGGGTGGGGATACAGTGCGGTTTGCTTGTTATAGGCATAGGGGAAGAGGAGGTAAATTTAAAAGCCGAGGCGGAAAAACTTGAAATTTACGATAAGGTGTTCTTCTTAGGTTATCAACAAAATCCTATGCCCTATTTAAAACAATCAAAGATACTGTGTATGTCTTCTTTTGCAGAGGGCTTCCCTACTGTAGTTTGCGAGGCTATGGCGTTGGGTAAACCCTTTGTAACTACGCCTGTTGCAGGAGCTTCAGAAGAATTAGCTTATGGGGAAAAATGCGGTTTGCTTGCCAGTTGGGATGTTGATGATTATACCGATAAATTAAAAAAATTATTAACCGATACGGTTCTTTATACTCAAATGTCGGAAAACTGCTTGGAAAGAATAAAAGATTTTTCTGTTGAAAATACTGTTTTGAAATTTGAAAATCTGCTTGCCTCTTTACCGGAAAAACAAACGGCGGAAGAGGTTCTGCTTACAAAACAAGAAGCTTTTAAAAAAATAAAAGCTGTGTATGTTTGGTATCCCGATGAAATACTAAAAAGAATAAAGTTTTCTATTACTAGATTTAAAACCCGTAAAACTTTTTATCATTTTATGCTCTTTGGTTATCACATTTTGAATTTATCCCGCTACACACTTTGCACCCCGTTTAGAATGTGTACAGCAAAAAAAGTCTTATTACGGAAGGAAACTGTATGA